From Stenotrophomonas nitritireducens, the proteins below share one genomic window:
- a CDS encoding CBS domain-containing protein, whose translation MQTVRQLLGAKSPEIHAVPPDVAVVQAIRLMAEKGIGAVLVMEGRRLVGILSERDYARKIVLMDRSSASTPVREIMTAELVTVAPTVSVEQCLELVTNRRIRHLPVVEGDQVVGVISIGDLVKSVIEQQRQELGQLQQYITGT comes from the coding sequence ATGCAGACCGTTCGACAGTTGCTTGGGGCCAAGTCCCCTGAGATCCACGCCGTGCCGCCGGATGTGGCGGTGGTGCAGGCGATCCGCCTGATGGCCGAGAAGGGCATTGGTGCGGTGCTGGTCATGGAAGGGCGCCGGCTGGTGGGCATCCTTTCCGAACGTGACTACGCGCGCAAGATCGTCTTGATGGATCGCTCCTCGGCGAGCACGCCGGTGCGCGAGATCATGACCGCCGAGCTGGTCACCGTGGCGCCCACCGTATCGGTGGAGCAGTGCCTGGAGCTGGTCACCAACCGCCGGATCCGCCACTTGCCGGTTGTGGAGGGCGATCAGGTGGTCGGCGTCATCTCGATCGGCGATCTGGTCAAGTCAGTGATCGAACAGCAGCGGCAGGAACTAGGCCAGTTGCAGCAGTACATCACCGGCACCTGA
- a CDS encoding glycosyltransferase family 2 protein, with product MNTPERLTLLITAFNEQEALPQLHPRLCAQLQALAGDIDGRILYVDDGSTDATWSVMQQLSVQEPRVSVLRLSRNFGKEIALTAGLDFIEEGAVVLLDADGQDPPEIIPQFVALWQQGYDDVYGTRMERGGDGWLKRFTAAGFYRVMGRLSKTPIPADTGDFRLLSSRALAGLRQLRERQRFMKGLFGWVGYERIALPYRREPRLAGNSKFGFWKLWNFALEGITSFSTAPLRVATYLGLLTAAGAFGFAAWVIGKAALYGDRVAGWPTMMAVILFLGGVQLIALGLIGEYLGRLYMEAKQRPLYLVDTWQPANVAVSAPSASAGERHADRSTVAWGQVP from the coding sequence ATGAACACGCCCGAACGCCTGACGCTGCTGATTACTGCCTTCAACGAGCAGGAGGCATTGCCGCAGTTGCATCCGCGGCTTTGCGCCCAGCTGCAGGCGCTGGCTGGCGACATTGACGGCCGCATTCTGTATGTGGATGACGGCAGCACCGATGCGACCTGGTCGGTGATGCAGCAGTTGTCGGTACAGGAGCCGCGGGTTTCGGTGCTGCGGCTGTCGCGCAACTTCGGCAAGGAAATCGCATTGACGGCGGGGCTGGATTTCATCGAGGAAGGGGCGGTGGTCCTGCTCGATGCCGATGGCCAGGACCCGCCGGAAATCATTCCGCAGTTCGTCGCGCTGTGGCAGCAAGGCTATGACGATGTCTACGGCACGCGCATGGAGCGCGGTGGTGATGGCTGGTTGAAACGCTTCACCGCAGCGGGTTTCTACCGGGTGATGGGGCGCTTGTCGAAGACGCCGATCCCGGCCGATACCGGTGACTTCCGCCTGCTTTCGTCGCGTGCGCTGGCCGGCCTGCGCCAGTTGCGCGAACGCCAGCGCTTCATGAAAGGCCTGTTCGGTTGGGTGGGTTACGAGCGCATCGCGCTGCCGTACCGGCGTGAGCCGCGGCTGGCCGGCAACAGCAAGTTCGGCTTCTGGAAACTCTGGAATTTCGCGCTGGAAGGCATCACCAGCTTCTCCACCGCGCCGTTGCGGGTGGCCACGTATCTGGGCCTGCTCACCGCAGCCGGTGCGTTCGGCTTCGCCGCTTGGGTGATCGGCAAGGCGGCGCTGTATGGCGACCGGGTGGCCGGTTGGCCCACGATGATGGCGGTGATCCTGTTCCTGGGTGGGGTACAGCTGATCGCGCTGGGCTTGATCGGCGAGTACCTGGGCCGCCTGTACATGGAGGCGAAACAGCGGCCGTTGTACCTGGTGGATACATGGCAGCCGGCGAACGTGGCAGTATCTGCCCCATCCGCCAGCGCAGGAGAACGCCATGCAGACCGTTCGACAGTTGCTTGGGGCCAAGTCCCCTGA
- the mtgA gene encoding monofunctional biosynthetic peptidoglycan transglycosylase, which translates to MGAEQAELKVEQGTGNGRRRRWLRRLLWTPVVFAVFSVVQVLVLRVVDPPFSTVMLFRQLEAVVQGDWKFRIRYQWVDLSDMARSVPISLVAAEDQRFPDHNGFDLQAIEKARKHNERGGRLRGASTISQQTAKNLFLWQGRSWLRKGLEVWYTVLIEALWPKQRIIEVYANVAEFGDGIYGVQAASRAYWGKDAARLSPAESARLAAVLPSPRRYNAAKPGPYVQRRAAWIQRQARQLGGAGYVDEAN; encoded by the coding sequence ATGGGGGCGGAGCAGGCCGAGCTCAAGGTGGAGCAGGGCACAGGAAACGGGCGTCGGCGACGCTGGCTGCGGCGCTTGCTGTGGACGCCGGTGGTGTTTGCCGTGTTCAGTGTGGTGCAGGTGCTGGTTTTGAGGGTTGTCGACCCGCCATTTTCCACGGTGATGCTGTTCCGCCAGCTGGAAGCCGTGGTACAGGGCGATTGGAAGTTCCGCATCCGTTACCAATGGGTGGATCTGTCGGACATGGCGCGCAGCGTGCCAATATCGCTGGTGGCGGCGGAGGACCAGCGCTTTCCTGATCACAATGGTTTCGATCTGCAGGCCATTGAAAAGGCGCGCAAGCACAACGAGCGCGGCGGGCGCCTGCGCGGCGCCAGTACCATCAGCCAGCAGACCGCCAAGAACCTGTTCCTGTGGCAGGGCCGCAGCTGGCTGCGTAAAGGCCTGGAGGTCTGGTACACGGTGCTGATCGAGGCGCTGTGGCCGAAGCAGCGGATCATCGAGGTGTACGCCAATGTCGCCGAGTTCGGTGACGGCATCTACGGGGTGCAGGCCGCGTCGCGCGCGTACTGGGGCAAGGATGCCGCGCGCCTGAGCCCTGCCGAAAGTGCCCGCTTGGCGGCCGTGCTGCCATCACCGCGCCGCTACAACGCGGCCAAGCCGGGGCCGTACGTGCAGCGGCGTGCGGCGTGGATACAGCGCCAGGCACGTCAGTTGGGCGGTGCGGGCTATGTTGATGAAGCCAATTGA
- a CDS encoding Hsp33 family molecular chaperone HslO produces the protein MTDTSDLLVRFLLPAAGVRGVHVRLGQAWRDILSHGDYPATAARLLGEASVASALFTGHTKVDGRLSIQLRSSSALRALFSECTSAGTLRGIAQLADGEDAPATLAGLGEDALLAITIENPGLDPREPQRYQSLVALTGDSLDDAFEDYFRHSEQLPTRLLLASDGQHAAGLLLQKLPGDEGDEDGWIRAGALFDTLGRDELLALPGAELLHRLFHEENPQLVGDKPLRFGCSCSRERVSAMLQSLGEEEARAAAEPTGQVEVRCEFCGQEYHFPLAEFGVLFSSTPANQPAPERLQ, from the coding sequence ATGACCGACACCTCCGATCTGCTTGTCCGCTTCCTCCTGCCCGCCGCTGGCGTGCGCGGCGTCCATGTCCGGCTGGGCCAGGCCTGGCGCGACATCCTCTCGCATGGCGACTACCCGGCCACCGCCGCGCGCCTGCTCGGCGAGGCCAGCGTGGCCTCGGCGCTGTTCACCGGACACACCAAGGTGGACGGCCGGCTGTCCATTCAGCTTCGCAGCAGCAGCGCCCTGCGCGCACTGTTCAGTGAATGCACATCGGCCGGCACGCTGCGCGGCATTGCCCAGTTGGCCGATGGCGAAGACGCCCCGGCAACGCTGGCCGGCCTGGGCGAGGACGCTCTGCTCGCCATCACCATCGAAAACCCCGGCCTGGACCCGCGCGAACCGCAGCGCTACCAGAGCCTGGTGGCGCTGACCGGCGACAGCCTGGACGACGCATTCGAGGACTATTTCCGTCATTCCGAGCAGCTGCCGACCCGCCTGCTGCTGGCCAGCGATGGCCAGCACGCCGCCGGCCTGCTGCTGCAGAAGCTGCCCGGCGACGAAGGCGATGAGGACGGCTGGATCCGCGCCGGCGCGCTGTTCGACACCCTCGGCCGCGACGAACTGCTGGCACTGCCCGGCGCCGAACTGCTGCACCGCCTGTTCCATGAGGAGAACCCGCAGCTGGTCGGCGACAAGCCGCTGCGCTTCGGCTGCTCCTGCTCACGCGAGCGGGTCAGTGCCATGCTGCAGTCGCTTGGCGAGGAGGAAGCCCGGGCCGCCGCCGAGCCCACCGGGCAGGTGGAAGTGCGGTGCGAGTTCTGCGGGCAGGAATATCACTTCCCATTAGCAGAATTCGGCGTATTGTTCAGTTCCACACCGGCCAATCAGCCCGCTCCCGAGCGGCTGCAATAA